A single window of Sphingobacteriales bacterium DNA harbors:
- a CDS encoding DUF1016 family protein translates to MPKQQEIQSKQYHKWFETIKRKIKSAQLKAAVTVNTQLIELYWDLAKDIVNKQQEANWGDNVLEQLSTDLKLSFPDINGFSRRNLYAIRQWYLFYSTVFEFVPQAVAQIPWGHNRLIISKIKNTKEALFYSNATAENGWSREQLEISIKNKYYQAKGKSITNFQNTLPQLQSQLATETLKNPYNFDFLGLEDDALEREIENAMLQHITQFLLELGKGFAFVGRQYSLTVSDNEYFIDLLFYHLHLRCFVVVELKSGKFKPEYAGKLNFYLSAIDSQLKHEQDNPSIGLILCKHKDKIDAEYSLRDIQKPIGISEYKLTQALPKKFKSQLPTVEQLEIQLSKEEASNKGKRNN, encoded by the coding sequence ATGCCAAAGCAACAGGAAATACAATCAAAACAATATCATAAATGGTTTGAAACCATTAAGCGAAAAATAAAATCGGCTCAATTAAAGGCTGCCGTAACAGTAAACACACAACTTATTGAATTGTATTGGGATTTGGCAAAAGACATTGTAAACAAACAACAAGAAGCGAATTGGGGCGACAATGTTTTGGAACAGTTATCAACTGATTTAAAATTGAGTTTTCCCGACATCAACGGTTTTTCAAGAAGAAATTTATATGCCATTCGGCAATGGTATTTATTTTACAGCACCGTATTTGAATTTGTGCCACAAGCTGTGGCACAAATTCCGTGGGGACATAACCGCCTTATTATTTCCAAAATTAAAAACACAAAAGAAGCTTTGTTTTACAGCAATGCAACAGCAGAAAACGGTTGGAGCAGAGAGCAGTTAGAAATTTCAATCAAAAACAAATACTATCAGGCAAAAGGAAAATCAATTACCAATTTTCAAAACACATTACCGCAACTGCAATCGCAGTTAGCAACCGAAACGTTGAAAAATCCATACAATTTTGACTTTTTAGGTTTAGAAGATGATGCGTTGGAACGGGAAATTGAAAATGCAATGCTGCAACACATTACGCAATTTTTGTTGGAGTTGGGAAAAGGTTTTGCGTTTGTGGGCAGACAATATTCACTCACAGTAAGCGACAACGAATATTTTATTGATTTGCTTTTTTATCATCTTCACTTGCGTTGTTTCGTTGTGGTTGAATTGAAATCGGGAAAATTCAAACCCGAATATGCAGGCAAATTGAATTTCTATCTTTCGGCAATAGACAGTCAACTTAAACACGAACAGGATAATCCAAGTATCGGCTTAATTCTTTGCAAGCATAAAGACAAGATAGATGCCGAGTATTCTTTGCGTGATATTCAAAAACCAATTGGCATTAGCGAATATAAACTGACACAGGCTTTACCTAAAAAATTTAAAAGTCAGTTACCAACTGTTGAACAATTAGAAATCCAATTAAGCAAAGAAGAAGCATCAAACAAGGGAAAAAGAAATAATTGA
- a CDS encoding GMC family oxidoreductase N-terminal domain-containing protein, with protein MDSNLSRRKFVGLSTMASIAALGGTTFSLSGCKKDDTVEDKEIEAIVVGSGFGGSVAALRLAEKGIKTLMFEMGKQYQVSSNKNVFSNTLQPDGRACWLKSKTIAPVVAIQFKIDKYVGVLDRVEFDSSYMRIFRGTCLGGGSVVYGAMLPYARPEFWDEYFPYVSYNDMVSKWYPKVKNVLNFSEVPDDLLNSDVYQYARVGLDHCEKAGMQKVMLNAGVDFDVIRGEVNGSVKKASIQGDLLYGANNGYKNSLDRNYLPAAVATGNLTIKTLSRVDHVRQLPDERYEVNVETINEIGEVVETKTYITKHLFINAGVVGTMQILLKSKHLGGLQYLNDEVGKNWGNNGNIMAMRTALKEKTGATQCAVPVTAYGFLDNPHAPMLAEQAPFPIGMELNQLLTLAITKNPERGYFEYNPSKDRAELHFDHSQMEISRRAMQEFIDRLNAANGGVLDKTWYFDGKGFGDNFTYHPLGGAVLGKASDTYGRLKNYKNLYCLDGSMIPGFTSCANPALTIAALAERNMETILAEDFA; from the coding sequence ATGGATTCTAATTTAAGCAGAAGAAAATTTGTAGGTTTATCTACAATGGCATCAATAGCAGCTTTAGGTGGTACAACATTTTCACTTTCAGGCTGTAAAAAGGATGACACAGTCGAAGACAAAGAAATAGAAGCTATAGTTGTAGGTTCTGGGTTTGGTGGCTCAGTTGCGGCACTTCGCTTAGCTGAAAAAGGCATTAAAACATTAATGTTTGAAATGGGCAAACAATACCAAGTATCAAGTAATAAAAATGTTTTTTCTAATACTTTACAACCAGATGGAAGAGCATGCTGGTTGAAATCAAAAACGATAGCACCAGTTGTTGCCATACAGTTTAAAATAGATAAATATGTAGGTGTACTTGATAGAGTAGAATTCGACTCAAGTTATATGAGAATTTTTAGAGGCACATGTTTAGGTGGTGGCTCAGTTGTATATGGTGCTATGTTGCCATATGCAAGACCAGAATTTTGGGATGAATATTTTCCATATGTATCATATAATGATATGGTGAGCAAATGGTATCCAAAAGTAAAAAATGTTCTAAATTTTAGTGAAGTTCCAGATGATTTATTAAACTCAGATGTATATCAATATGCAAGAGTGGGCTTAGACCATTGTGAAAAAGCAGGCATGCAAAAAGTAATGTTGAATGCTGGAGTAGATTTTGATGTAATCAGAGGTGAGGTAAATGGTTCTGTAAAGAAAGCATCTATTCAAGGTGATTTATTATATGGTGCAAACAATGGTTATAAAAATAGCTTAGATAGAAATTACCTTCCAGCAGCTGTTGCAACAGGAAACTTAACAATAAAAACCTTAAGTAGAGTTGACCATGTAAGACAACTTCCTGATGAAAGATACGAAGTAAATGTAGAAACTATAAATGAAATAGGTGAAGTAGTAGAAACTAAGACATACATTACAAAACATTTATTTATTAATGCAGGCGTTGTAGGTACGATGCAAATATTACTTAAGTCAAAACATTTAGGTGGCTTACAATATTTGAATGATGAAGTTGGTAAAAATTGGGGAAATAATGGAAACATTATGGCAATGCGTACTGCATTAAAAGAGAAAACAGGTGCAACACAATGTGCAGTTCCTGTTACTGCTTATGGTTTCTTAGACAATCCACATGCGCCAATGCTAGCAGAACAAGCACCATTTCCAATTGGTATGGAGTTAAATCAATTACTAACATTAGCCATTACAAAAAATCCAGAAAGAGGATATTTTGAATACAATCCAAGTAAAGATAGAGCAGAATTACATTTTGACCACTCACAAATGGAAATATCAAGAAGAGCAATGCAAGAATTTATAGATAGATTAAACGCTGCAAATGGTGGTGTTTTGGATAAGACTTGGTATTTTGACGGAAAAGGATTTGGCGATAATTTCACTTATCATCCATTGGGTGGCGCAGTATTAGGCAAAGCTAGCGATACTTATGGTAGATTGAAAAATTATAAAAATCTATATTGTTTAGATGGTTCTATGATTCCAGGATTTACATCATGTGCCAATCCAGCATTAACTATCGCAGCATTAGCAGAAAGAAATATGGAGACAATATTAGCCGAAGATTTTGCTTAA
- a CDS encoding DUF4332 domain-containing protein, whose translation MANYKIEEIEGIGPALGEKLRAAGVSSTDKLLDACKTKKQREALAEASGVSEKQILKFANMADLFRITGVGQEFSELLEAAGVDTVPELAQRRADNLTAKMEEVNKEKNLTRRTPSLAEVEKWVAEAKELPRVLEY comes from the coding sequence ATGGCAAACTACAAAATTGAAGAAATAGAAGGCATCGGACCAGCATTAGGCGAAAAATTAAGAGCAGCTGGCGTAAGTTCTACAGACAAATTATTAGATGCTTGTAAAACAAAAAAACAAAGAGAAGCATTAGCAGAAGCATCAGGTGTATCAGAAAAACAAATTCTTAAATTTGCAAACATGGCAGATTTATTCAGAATTACTGGAGTAGGACAGGAGTTCTCAGAATTGTTAGAAGCTGCTGGAGTAGACACAGTTCCTGAATTAGCACAAAGAAGAGCAGACAACTTAACTGCAAAAATGGAAGAAGTAAACAAAGAAAAAAACTTAACAAGAAGAACACCATCTTTAGCTGAAGTAGAAAAATGGGTTGCAGAAGCAAAAGAACTTCCAAGAGTTTTAGAATATTAA
- a CDS encoding tetratricopeptide repeat protein, which translates to MSRFESEKWAEAYLKFNEAVVLNDFLTKNNLTKTIDTSAIYATSLAAHNGGLKKESIHLLERLVALKYKNKVVYETLVDLYQQDNNPKFLSTLDEGLKMFPDSKSLQVSKLNYYIQNNKTDEAVAEINNALKTDPNNPTLLFNMAVLNEQLQRYHEAIKYYDKAIENNPKYTDAMFNAGAMYFNKAVEINKVINDDTPARLDSTIAEFVATDIVTLDEIKAALKEQNLSALINSFNNYANDKNALKEKVSKVNENLKYELIQAKRNALFNKAMPYFEKAYSMDKNLVQIKSALKEIYARMNMFEKIKTLD; encoded by the coding sequence TTGTCAAGATTTGAAAGCGAAAAATGGGCAGAAGCATATCTTAAATTTAATGAAGCAGTTGTGCTTAATGATTTCCTTACTAAAAACAATTTAACTAAAACAATAGATACTAGTGCAATCTATGCAACATCATTGGCAGCACACAATGGTGGATTAAAAAAAGAGTCTATTCATTTATTAGAGAGATTGGTTGCATTAAAATACAAAAACAAAGTTGTATACGAAACATTAGTAGATTTATATCAACAAGATAACAATCCTAAGTTCTTAAGTACATTAGATGAAGGTTTAAAAATGTTTCCAGATAGCAAATCACTACAAGTATCTAAACTAAATTACTATATACAAAACAACAAAACAGACGAAGCAGTTGCAGAGATAAATAATGCATTGAAAACTGACCCAAATAATCCAACTTTATTATTTAATATGGCAGTGTTGAATGAGCAATTACAAAGATATCATGAGGCTATAAAATACTACGACAAAGCAATAGAAAATAATCCAAAATATACTGATGCTATGTTTAATGCAGGCGCCATGTATTTTAATAAAGCAGTAGAAATTAATAAAGTAATTAATGATGATACGCCAGCAAGATTAGACAGTACGATTGCAGAATTTGTTGCAACAGACATTGTTACTTTAGATGAAATAAAAGCAGCATTGAAAGAACAAAACTTATCAGCATTAATTAATAGTTTTAATAATTATGCAAATGATAAAAATGCATTAAAAGAAAAAGTATCTAAAGTAAATGAGAATTTGAAATATGAATTAATTCAAGCAAAAAGAAACGCATTGTTTAATAAAGCAATGCCATATTTTGAAAAAGCATACAGTATGGATAAAAATTTAGTGCAAATAAAAAGTGCCTTAAAAGAAATCTATGCAAGAATGAATATGTTTGAAAAAATCAAAACTTTAGATTAA
- a CDS encoding Txe/YoeB family addiction module toxin → MILIYKKSGNIAILKKIHALLLELTEHPFTGTGKPEPLKYEHAGLWSRRINKEHRLVYSVQDDTVVIVLSAKGHY, encoded by the coding sequence ATGATATTGATTTATAAAAAATCTGGGAATATTGCTATCCTTAAAAAAATACATGCTTTGTTATTAGAACTTACTGAACATCCTTTTACTGGAACTGGAAAGCCAGAACCACTTAAATATGAACACGCTGGTTTATGGTCGCGTAGAATTAATAAAGAACATAGACTTGTTTACTCTGTTCAAGATGATACTGTTGTTATTGTTCTTTCTGCTAAAGGACATTACTAA
- a CDS encoding glycosyltransferase family 2 protein — protein sequence MKVAIVILNYNGKNWLEKFLPNVIQHTTYPEAEIIIADNASTDDSIDFIKNKFPQITIIQNENNTGYAGGYNEALKHIKADIYCLLNSDVEVCKNWIENLLPIFDDEQVAAAQPKLLAYHNKSEFEYAGAAGGFIDKFGYPFCRGRIFDTVEQDKGQYDYNSEIFWASGACLFIRADIFHRVGGFDADFFAHMEEIDLCWRIKNLGYKIMYAHKSVVYHVGGGTLNKSNPRKTFLNFRNNRFMLRKNLSSKELNTIYFSRNFLDRLAAFVAYIKGNKEEAKAILNAIKEYKNEIATYDQKRLANENFIETNKISAINKVGIYPKSILYEYFVKNNKIFSKLKF from the coding sequence TTGAAAGTTGCAATTGTAATATTAAATTATAATGGAAAGAATTGGCTAGAGAAGTTCTTGCCAAACGTTATTCAGCATACCACTTATCCAGAGGCAGAAATAATAATTGCAGACAATGCATCTACTGATGATTCTATCGATTTTATAAAAAATAAATTCCCACAAATAACAATTATTCAGAATGAAAATAATACAGGATATGCTGGTGGTTATAATGAGGCATTAAAACATATAAAAGCAGATATATATTGTTTGTTAAATTCTGATGTAGAAGTATGTAAAAACTGGATAGAAAATTTATTGCCAATATTTGATGATGAACAGGTTGCTGCGGCGCAACCCAAATTATTAGCTTATCACAATAAATCAGAATTTGAGTACGCAGGTGCTGCTGGCGGATTTATAGATAAATTTGGCTATCCATTTTGCAGAGGAAGAATATTTGATACAGTAGAGCAAGACAAAGGACAATATGATTACAATTCTGAGATATTTTGGGCAAGTGGTGCCTGTCTTTTTATCAGAGCAGATATATTTCATCGTGTAGGTGGTTTTGATGCCGATTTTTTTGCACATATGGAAGAAATTGATTTGTGTTGGCGTATAAAAAACTTAGGCTACAAAATAATGTATGCGCATAAAAGTGTGGTGTATCATGTTGGTGGAGGCACTTTAAATAAATCAAATCCAAGAAAAACATTCTTAAACTTTAGAAATAATAGATTTATGCTCAGAAAAAATCTAAGTTCTAAGGAATTAAATACAATTTATTTTTCAAGAAACTTTTTAGATAGATTAGCAGCATTTGTTGCATATATAAAAGGAAATAAAGAAGAAGCAAAAGCCATATTAAATGCAATTAAAGAATATAAAAATGAAATTGCAACATACGACCAAAAACGACTGGCAAACGAAAATTTTATTGAAACAAACAAAATCTCTGCTATCAATAAAGTAGGCATATATCCCAAAAGTATTTTGTACGAGTATTTTGTCAAAAACAATAAAATATTTAGCAAATTAAAGTTTTAA
- a CDS encoding helix-turn-helix transcriptional regulator, translating to MNIAENIKKIRVSKGLKQIEVANFIGVDKSAYSKIEKGLRAITIDELQKMAQLFNTTTDQIINYDGQIPKEISIEDKNTTEQIRLIQQLEEEDKQTVFKIIDKMLTTKRFKTFFEQNLQTAK from the coding sequence ATGAATATTGCAGAAAATATTAAAAAAATTAGAGTATCTAAAGGACTTAAACAAATTGAAGTTGCTAATTTTATTGGTGTAGATAAATCTGCATATAGTAAAATTGAAAAAGGGCTAAGAGCTATTACTATTGATGAACTTCAAAAAATGGCTCAGCTTTTTAATACTACAACTGACCAAATTATTAATTATGACGGTCAAATTCCTAAAGAAATATCTATTGAAGACAAGAACACAACAGAACAAATTAGACTAATTCAACAATTGGAAGAAGAAGATAAACAGACTGTTTTTAAAATTATTGATAAAATGCTCACAACTAAACGATTTAAAACTTTCTTTGAACAAAATTTACAAACAGCTAAATAA
- the gyrA gene encoding DNA gyrase subunit A: MSEELDENLPRVIPINIEDQMKTAYIDYSMSVIVSRALPDVRDGLKPVHRRVLYGMLDLGLASNKPYKKSARIVGEVLGKYHPHGDSSVYDTMVRMAQPWSLRYPMVDGQGNFGSIDGDPPAAMRYTEARFKKIAEDMLEDIDKNTVDFQNNFDDSLQEPTVLPTRIPQLLVNGASGIAVGMATNMLPHNLAEVIDGTIAYIDNNDITIDELMQYIKAPDFPTGGTIYGYEGVKEAFRTGRGKIRVRGKATIEENKDSRTQIIITEIPYQVQPKMITTRAAELVNEKKIDGIAEIRDESDKDGLRIVFDLKRDAIPNVVLNNLYIYTPLQTSFSTNNIALVNGRPQMLNLKDMIKHFVDFRLEVVTRRTQFELEQAEKRAHILEGFMIVLENKSITDEVIQLIRDSKNPEEAKDNLMNRFQLSEIQAKAILALQLQRLTGMEIEKIKEEYRQIMELIAKLKNILAKIELRFEIIREELAEVKKKYGDERRSEIVTYGDDISYEDMIAEEEMVVTISHLGYVKRTSLDEYKRQNRGGKGSVGGKTRDEDFIEHIFVASTHNYLLLFTEQGKCYWLKVYEIPEGNKTSKGRPIQNIINITQDDNVKAFINVADLKSDEVLDSHFIIMATKKGTVKKTSLREYSRPRQNGVNAITVREGDELVTAAITNGKCQIILGSKSGRAVRFDESEARAIGRTGSGVRGITLRGEADELIGMVCVDTTAESPEDIMVVSENGYGKRSLLEDYRITSRGGKGVTTLNITDKTGELIAINAVTDENDLMIINKSGLTIRIGLSNVRTMGRNTQGVSLIKLKDGDAIAAVTKIQHEEEEENENGTEIDNNSVENNESNSEINDNKE, encoded by the coding sequence ATGTCAGAAGAATTAGACGAAAATTTGCCCAGAGTTATCCCAATTAACATAGAAGACCAAATGAAAACAGCTTACATAGATTACTCTATGTCTGTTATCGTTTCTCGTGCTCTACCAGATGTTAGAGACGGCTTAAAACCAGTACACAGAAGAGTTTTATATGGAATGTTAGACCTTGGTTTAGCATCCAATAAACCATACAAAAAATCAGCACGTATAGTAGGAGAGGTTTTAGGTAAATACCATCCGCACGGCGACAGTTCAGTGTACGATACCATGGTACGTATGGCACAACCTTGGAGTTTACGTTATCCAATGGTAGATGGTCAAGGTAACTTTGGTTCTATAGATGGTGATCCACCAGCAGCAATGCGTTATACCGAAGCAAGATTTAAGAAAATTGCTGAGGATATGCTCGAAGATATTGATAAAAATACAGTAGATTTCCAAAACAACTTCGACGATTCATTACAAGAGCCAACAGTTTTACCAACAAGAATACCACAACTTTTAGTAAACGGTGCATCAGGTATTGCAGTAGGTATGGCTACCAATATGTTGCCACACAATTTAGCAGAAGTTATTGATGGAACAATTGCATACATAGACAATAATGATATTACCATTGACGAGTTAATGCAATACATCAAAGCACCAGACTTTCCAACAGGTGGTACTATTTATGGCTACGAAGGTGTAAAAGAAGCATTTAGAACAGGAAGAGGAAAGATAAGAGTACGTGGAAAAGCTACCATTGAAGAAAACAAAGATAGCAGAACTCAAATTATTATTACTGAAATACCATATCAAGTTCAGCCAAAAATGATTACAACTAGAGCTGCTGAGTTGGTAAATGAAAAGAAAATTGATGGTATTGCAGAAATTAGAGACGAATCAGACAAAGATGGTTTGCGTATTGTATTCGATTTAAAAAGAGATGCAATTCCCAATGTTGTATTAAATAATTTATACATCTATACACCACTACAAACAAGTTTTAGTACAAACAATATAGCACTTGTAAATGGTAGACCACAAATGCTGAATCTAAAGGATATGATTAAGCATTTCGTAGATTTTAGATTAGAAGTAGTTACAAGAAGAACTCAATTTGAGTTAGAACAAGCAGAAAAAAGAGCACATATATTAGAAGGCTTCATGATTGTTTTAGAAAATAAATCTATTACTGATGAAGTTATTCAATTAATTAGAGATTCTAAAAATCCTGAAGAAGCGAAAGATAACTTAATGAATCGTTTTCAATTATCTGAAATTCAGGCAAAAGCAATTCTTGCTTTGCAATTGCAAAGATTAACAGGAATGGAAATCGAAAAAATTAAAGAAGAGTATAGACAAATTATGGAATTGATAGCTAAATTGAAAAATATTTTAGCTAAAATAGAACTGAGATTTGAAATAATAAGAGAAGAACTTGCTGAAGTAAAAAAGAAATACGGTGATGAAAGACGTTCGGAAATAGTTACTTATGGCGATGATATTTCTTACGAAGATATGATAGCAGAAGAAGAAATGGTAGTTACTATTTCGCACTTAGGTTATGTAAAACGTACATCTTTAGATGAATATAAAAGACAAAACAGAGGTGGAAAAGGATCAGTTGGTGGCAAAACACGTGATGAAGACTTTATAGAACATATTTTCGTAGCATCTACGCACAATTATCTGTTGCTATTTACAGAGCAAGGCAAATGCTATTGGCTAAAAGTATATGAAATTCCTGAAGGCAATAAAACATCAAAAGGTAGACCAATACAAAATATTATCAATATTACTCAAGATGACAACGTAAAAGCATTCATTAATGTTGCAGATTTAAAAAGTGATGAAGTTTTAGATTCACATTTTATTATTATGGCAACTAAAAAAGGTACTGTAAAGAAAACATCATTAAGAGAATACTCAAGACCAAGACAAAATGGTGTAAATGCAATTACAGTAAGAGAAGGAGACGAGTTGGTAACCGCAGCAATTACAAATGGCAAATGCCAAATTATTTTAGGTTCAAAATCTGGTCGTGCAGTGCGTTTCGATGAAAGCGAAGCAAGAGCAATAGGAAGAACTGGCTCAGGTGTGCGTGGTATTACCTTACGTGGCGAAGCAGATGAACTAATAGGTATGGTTTGCGTAGATACAACAGCAGAAAGTCCAGAAGATATAATGGTAGTGTCTGAAAATGGCTACGGCAAACGTTCATTGTTAGAAGACTATAGAATTACATCAAGAGGCGGAAAAGGTGTTACTACATTAAATATTACAGACAAAACAGGAGAGTTAATTGCTATAAATGCAGTAACAGATGAAAATGATTTAATGATCATCAATAAATCTGGATTAACCATCAGAATTGGCTTGAGCAATGTAAGAACAATGGGTAGAAATACACAAGGTGTGAGCTTAATAAAATTAAAAGATGGTGATGCTATTGCTGCTGTAACAAAAATACAACATGAGGAAGAAGAGGAAAATGAAAATGGCACAGAAATTGACAATAATTCTGTAGAAAATAATGAATCTAATTCTGAAATAAACGATAATAAAGAATAA
- a CDS encoding GMC family oxidoreductase, which translates to MKRRKFIGLSALATASFYGSTIISTVSCKKDKQKTDTNYQAIVVGSGFGGSIVALRLAEKGINTLLIEMGKFYDVTQQKNTFSSNLPPDKRSTWLNNKSELPFGPNLGWKDKYTGVLDKVEFPNMNIYRNICLGGGSISNGGVLFAPTEQHFSQYISNEINYSQLANTYFPRVKQMLQATPMPADLFNSEHYKFAQVAKEHALNAGYNVLHADSFYNFDIWRKETQGEIEKSALNGELLYGNNNGIKNSLDRNYLAEALGTGKLTIKTLSKVTDVSFSTTTEKYQVEVETISDTGVLLDKQAFNSEYLFVCAGSVGTSEILVKAREKGNLPELNLEVGKGFGSNGNAFAIRNNINKPTGNIHTSPPTLSILDYDNPIAPLTAMQDIFPIGIDLRILLMVGQPYNEYRGKFNFDTSNNNFSLDWAANGMDQPKAAMRYFIDRLNSANGSGLDTLFIKSGVSDNFTYHALGGCVLGKSSDMFGRLNGYKKLYAICGSMLPGNSGLVNPTLTIAALAERNIEQILKEDFS; encoded by the coding sequence TTGAAGAGAAGAAAATTTATTGGCTTATCTGCATTAGCAACAGCATCATTTTATGGCTCTACTATTATTAGTACTGTTTCTTGCAAGAAAGATAAACAAAAAACGGATACGAACTACCAAGCAATTGTAGTAGGTTCTGGTTTTGGTGGTTCTATAGTTGCATTACGTTTAGCTGAAAAAGGCATCAATACCTTACTTATTGAAATGGGTAAATTCTATGATGTAACTCAACAAAAAAACACATTCTCATCAAACTTACCACCAGACAAAAGATCTACGTGGTTAAATAATAAATCAGAATTACCATTTGGTCCAAACTTGGGTTGGAAAGATAAATACACAGGTGTGTTAGATAAGGTAGAGTTTCCGAATATGAATATTTATCGAAATATTTGTTTAGGTGGAGGTTCTATTTCTAATGGTGGTGTACTATTTGCACCTACTGAGCAACATTTTTCGCAATACATTTCAAATGAAATAAATTATAGCCAATTAGCAAATACTTATTTTCCAAGAGTAAAGCAGATGCTACAAGCAACACCAATGCCAGCAGATTTATTTAATTCTGAGCATTATAAATTTGCACAAGTAGCTAAAGAACATGCATTAAATGCAGGTTACAATGTATTGCATGCAGATTCATTTTATAATTTTGATATTTGGCGTAAAGAAACTCAAGGCGAAATAGAAAAATCTGCGCTAAATGGTGAACTATTGTATGGAAACAACAATGGCATAAAAAACTCATTAGATAGAAACTATTTAGCTGAAGCATTAGGTACTGGAAAGCTAACTATCAAGACTTTATCAAAAGTTACAGATGTATCATTTTCTACAACAACTGAAAAATATCAAGTTGAAGTAGAAACAATATCTGATACTGGTGTACTTTTAGATAAGCAAGCTTTTAATAGTGAATACCTTTTTGTGTGTGCTGGTAGTGTAGGTACTTCTGAAATTTTAGTAAAAGCAAGAGAAAAAGGTAATTTACCAGAACTAAACTTAGAAGTTGGAAAAGGATTTGGTAGTAATGGAAATGCTTTTGCAATTAGAAACAACATCAATAAACCAACTGGCAATATACATACAAGTCCACCAACACTTTCTATTTTAGATTATGATAATCCAATAGCACCATTGACTGCTATGCAAGATATTTTTCCAATTGGAATAGATTTACGCATATTATTGATGGTTGGTCAACCTTATAATGAATATAGAGGCAAATTTAATTTTGATACCAGCAACAATAATTTTAGTTTGGATTGGGCAGCAAATGGCATGGACCAACCGAAAGCTGCCATGCGTTATTTTATAGATAGATTGAATAGTGCAAATGGAAGTGGCTTAGATACATTATTTATCAAATCTGGCGTATCAGACAATTTTACCTATCATGCATTAGGTGGTTGTGTATTAGGCAAATCTTCTGATATGTTTGGTAGACTAAATGGTTATAAAAAACTATATGCTATTTGTGGTAGTATGCTGCCTGGAAATTCTGGTTTAGTAAATCCTACCTTAACAATTGCTGCGCTTGCAGAAAGAAACATTGAACAAATATTAAAAGAAGACTTTTCATAA